A region of the Desulfobaccales bacterium genome:
AAACAGGAAAAGTATTTTGCTTCTAAAGGATCACATCCATGAATGACCAACATCCACAAGAGCAGGTGAAAATTGCCACCGAAGCCATCGAACCATCTATCAATCTCTTTGCTAAACTGAAAGCGGCCATCGCTGACCTGTCGGCCAACCAAATCCTTAAGCTGATCTTTCTGGGTTTGGCGCTCCTGGTCTGGTATCCGATTTATAGCAGACTGGTGCCCTTCTCCCTCTGGGTTACCTATGATGTCTTCCGGATCGCTCATGGCACCCACCTGGGCGACGCCGTCTCATTTTTCTTTCTGGATATCCCCAAGGTATTCATGTTGCTGATCCTGGTGATCTGGGGCGTCGGCGTGCTGCGCTCCTTTTTCACCCCCGAGCGCACCCGGACCATTTTGGCGGGCAAAAGGGAGGTTCTCGGAGACGTGATGGCGGCGCTCTTAGGGGTGGTAACCCCCTTCTGCTCCTGTTCGGCGGTGCCGCTATTTATCGGTTTCGTGGAAGCGGGCATTCCCATCGGCGTCACCTTCTCTTTTTTGATTTCTGCCCCCATGGTGAACGAGATCGCCCTGGTGCTTCTCTTCGGCCTCTTCGGCTGGCGGATCGCCCTGATTTATATGTCCATGGGGTTGCTCATCGCCATGGTGACCGGCATGATTATCGGCCGCATGAATATGGAGCACCAGGTGGAAGACTGGGTCTATGAGATTCGCATGGGGAAGACGCCGGCTCTCCTGGAAAAAATCGGCTGGATGAGCCGGATCGATTACGGCCTGCACCAGGTCAAAGATATTGTGGGGCGGGTCTGGATCTATATCATTTTGGGGATCGGGGCGGGGGCAGCGATCCACGGCTACGTTCCCGAGGGCTTTTTAGCGGCCCTCATGGGCAAACAGGCCTGGTGGTCGGTGCCGGTGGCGGTCATTCTCGGGGCGCCGCTGTACTCCAACGCCGCCGGGATAATCCCGGTGGTACAGGCTTTGTTGGAAAAAGGGGCGGCCCTGGGCACCGTGCTGGCCTTCATGATGTCGATTATCGGCATCTCGTTCCCGGAAACCGTCATCCTCCGAAAAGTATTGAAGCCCAAGCTGATCGCGGTGTTTGTCGGCGTGGTCACGGTGGGGATTATCATCGTGGGCTTCATATTCAACGCCATTATGTAATGGCTGGATTCGAGGAGTAAGAGAGTGAATGATCAGAA
Encoded here:
- a CDS encoding permease, giving the protein MNDQHPQEQVKIATEAIEPSINLFAKLKAAIADLSANQILKLIFLGLALLVWYPIYSRLVPFSLWVTYDVFRIAHGTHLGDAVSFFFLDIPKVFMLLILVIWGVGVLRSFFTPERTRTILAGKREVLGDVMAALLGVVTPFCSCSAVPLFIGFVEAGIPIGVTFSFLISAPMVNEIALVLLFGLFGWRIALIYMSMGLLIAMVTGMIIGRMNMEHQVEDWVYEIRMGKTPALLEKIGWMSRIDYGLHQVKDIVGRVWIYIILGIGAGAAIHGYVPEGFLAALMGKQAWWSVPVAVILGAPLYSNAAGIIPVVQALLEKGAALGTVLAFMMSIIGISFPETVILRKVLKPKLIAVFVGVVTVGIIIVGFIFNAIM